A stretch of Anaeromyxobacter dehalogenans 2CP-1 DNA encodes these proteins:
- a CDS encoding NADH-quinone oxidoreductase subunit J family protein translates to MESKGGKLTAWAIATVVVVAFVAYMTTQVIRPAALATPRPEAAGLGLPDVLFYVLAVLTVAGAAGVALSRNILYSTFGLLTALLGAGALYVLLSADFVAVTQLLIYIGGVLVLILFAVMLTNRITEINVSNTSFGLFGGFLLFVSAAPVLLAVALLTPWQAGPAAPLAPTTQAIGDAFLSRWLLPFEVASLVLLSTLVGAIVIARKEIKAD, encoded by the coding sequence ATGGAATCCAAGGGAGGAAAGCTCACCGCCTGGGCCATCGCCACCGTCGTGGTGGTCGCCTTCGTCGCCTACATGACCACGCAGGTGATCCGCCCCGCCGCGCTGGCCACGCCGCGCCCGGAGGCGGCGGGCCTGGGGCTGCCGGACGTGCTGTTCTACGTGCTCGCGGTCCTCACCGTGGCCGGCGCCGCGGGCGTCGCGCTCTCGCGCAACATCCTCTACAGCACGTTCGGCCTGCTCACCGCGCTGCTCGGCGCCGGCGCGCTGTACGTGCTGCTCTCGGCCGACTTCGTCGCCGTCACCCAGCTGCTCATCTACATCGGCGGCGTGCTGGTGCTGATCCTGTTCGCGGTGATGCTCACCAACCGCATCACCGAGATCAACGTCTCCAACACCAGCTTCGGCCTGTTCGGCGGGTTCCTGCTGTTCGTCTCGGCCGCGCCGGTGCTGCTGGCGGTCGCGCTGCTCACCCCGTGGCAGGCCGGGCCCGCCGCGCCGCTCGCCCCCACCACCCAGGCCATCGGCGACGCGTTCCTCTCGCGGTGGCTGCTCCCGTTCGAGGTGGCGTCGCTGGTGCTGCTCTCGACGCTCGTCGGGGCCATCGTCATCGCGCGCAAGGAGATCAAGGCCGACTGA
- a CDS encoding 4Fe-4S binding protein produces the protein MPQTVREYTGAIRDTVKSFWHGLSITLSYLARRPTTVQYPDRTPMPVRDMLPPRYRGFLEVDTGICTGCQACERACPIGCIQISLEKDAANPKQRVVTQFDIDEAKCMFCGLCVEPCPTGSIQHTREFEGTHRHIRNLVFRWADPMSPFPVYKVDKNAEYYPRVPLGSLVRKRLETNAWDRAAPQFLPPEPPKPAEAKPAAKAAPAAKPAPAAKADGAAAAPAAPAPAKAAAPAPAPAAAAPAPAPAAPAAEAPAAPAAPAANPESK, from the coding sequence ATGCCTCAGACCGTCCGCGAGTACACCGGCGCCATCCGGGACACGGTGAAGTCCTTCTGGCACGGCCTCTCGATCACGCTCTCGTACCTCGCCCGCCGCCCGACGACGGTCCAGTACCCGGACCGCACGCCCATGCCGGTGCGCGACATGCTCCCGCCGCGCTACCGCGGGTTCCTCGAGGTCGACACCGGCATCTGCACCGGGTGCCAGGCCTGCGAGCGCGCCTGCCCGATCGGCTGCATCCAGATCTCCCTGGAGAAGGACGCGGCGAACCCGAAGCAGCGCGTCGTCACGCAGTTCGACATCGACGAGGCGAAGTGCATGTTCTGCGGCCTGTGCGTCGAGCCCTGCCCCACCGGCTCGATCCAGCACACCCGCGAGTTCGAGGGCACGCACCGGCACATCCGCAACCTGGTGTTCCGGTGGGCCGACCCGATGAGCCCGTTCCCGGTCTACAAGGTGGACAAGAACGCGGAGTACTACCCGCGCGTCCCGCTGGGCTCGCTGGTGCGCAAGCGCCTCGAGACCAACGCCTGGGATCGGGCGGCCCCGCAGTTCCTGCCGCCCGAGCCGCCCAAGCCCGCCGAGGCGAAGCCCGCCGCGAAGGCGGCCCCGGCCGCGAAGCCCGCGCCGGCCGCGAAGGCGGATGGCGCCGCCGCGGCCCCCGCCGCGCCCGCGCCGGCCAAGGCGGCCGCCCCGGCTCCCGCCCCTGCTGCGGCCGCCCCCGCGCCCGCGCCCGCCGCGCCGGCCGCCGAGGCGCCGGCCGCGCCCGCGGCCCCCGCCGCCAACCCCGAGTCCAAGTGA